A DNA window from Actinomadura coerulea contains the following coding sequences:
- the pdxS gene encoding pyridoxal 5'-phosphate synthase lyase subunit PdxS, translating to MPVSTSTPAPDNAAPETGTARVKRGMAEMLKGGVIMDVVTPEQAKIAEDAGAVAVMALERVPADIRAEGGISRMSDPDMIDGIIAAVSIPVMAKARIGHFVEAQVLQALGVDYIDESEVLTPADYDNHIDKWAFTVPFVCGATSLGEALRRITEGAAMIRSKGEAGTGDVSNATTHMRKIRQEIRRLQNLPEDELYVAAKELQAPYELVKEVARAGKLPVVLFTAGGIATPADAAMMMQLGAEGVFVGSGIFKSGNPAQRAEAIVKATTFHDDPDVIAKVSRGLGEAMVGISAASLGEDQKFAGRGW from the coding sequence ATGCCCGTGTCCACTTCCACTCCCGCCCCTGACAACGCCGCGCCCGAGACCGGGACAGCCCGCGTCAAGCGCGGCATGGCGGAGATGCTCAAGGGCGGCGTGATCATGGACGTCGTCACGCCCGAGCAGGCGAAGATCGCCGAAGACGCGGGCGCGGTCGCCGTCATGGCCCTGGAGCGGGTGCCCGCCGACATCCGCGCCGAGGGCGGCATCTCCCGGATGAGCGACCCCGACATGATCGACGGGATCATCGCCGCGGTCTCCATCCCCGTCATGGCCAAGGCCCGCATCGGCCACTTCGTCGAGGCGCAGGTGCTGCAGGCCCTCGGCGTCGACTACATCGACGAGTCCGAGGTGCTCACGCCCGCCGACTACGACAACCACATCGACAAGTGGGCGTTCACCGTCCCGTTCGTCTGCGGGGCCACCAGCCTGGGCGAGGCGCTGCGCCGCATCACCGAGGGCGCGGCGATGATCCGCTCCAAGGGCGAGGCCGGCACCGGCGACGTCTCCAACGCCACCACGCACATGCGCAAGATCCGGCAGGAGATCCGCCGCCTGCAGAACCTGCCCGAGGACGAGCTCTACGTCGCGGCCAAGGAGCTCCAGGCCCCCTACGAGCTGGTCAAGGAGGTCGCGCGGGCGGGCAAGCTGCCCGTCGTGCTGTTCACCGCGGGCGGCATCGCGACCCCCGCCGACGCCGCGATGATGATGCAGCTCGGCGCCGAGGGCGTCTTCGTCGGCTCCGGGATCTTCAAGTCCGGGAATCCGGCCCAGCGCGCCGAGGCGATCGTGAAGGCCACCACCTTCCACGACGACCCCGACGTGATCGCCAAGGTGTCCCGCGGCCTCGGCGAGGCCATGGTCGGCATCAGCGCCGCCTCCCTCGGCGAGGACCAGAAGTTCGCCGGCCGCGGCTGGTAG
- a CDS encoding DUF3048 domain-containing protein translates to MRSVWDTTVRGRAAAGMGVVVLGAALSACSGSDGAKPAPPPSRGTDAPQAGVTPTPATHPFTGGAKGLANPVLAVKIENTRPALPQSGVSAADIVYVEQVEGGETRLMAVYSSRLPKKVGPVRSARISDLHILPQFGRPAFAFSGVQSKMKKYIRKAPVYDISQESAGAAYFRSGDRRIPYNLYADPRSLLKRAPKAAKPRDIGFRFGDAPEGGKPIRSFTARWPAATMGFTWSAKQKRWLASWGGSPDRAAEGGILGGRTVVVQYAKTTRSKFHDFLGSYTPLIHTTGTGRAVVLRDGKAYSAKWSRPSESGGTAYTTADGKPMNFARGQVWVVLVNDGKPYTP, encoded by the coding sequence GTGCGATCTGTCTGGGACACCACCGTCCGGGGGCGCGCGGCCGCGGGGATGGGCGTCGTCGTTCTCGGCGCCGCGCTGTCGGCCTGCTCGGGCTCGGACGGCGCGAAGCCGGCGCCGCCGCCGTCGCGCGGCACGGACGCGCCCCAGGCCGGCGTGACGCCGACCCCCGCGACGCATCCGTTCACCGGCGGCGCCAAGGGCCTGGCCAACCCCGTCCTCGCGGTCAAGATCGAGAACACCCGGCCCGCGCTCCCGCAGAGCGGCGTCTCGGCCGCCGACATCGTCTACGTCGAGCAGGTCGAGGGCGGCGAGACCCGGCTGATGGCGGTCTACTCCTCCAGGCTGCCGAAGAAGGTCGGGCCCGTCCGCAGCGCCCGCATCTCCGACCTGCACATCCTTCCGCAGTTCGGCCGCCCCGCCTTCGCGTTCTCCGGCGTCCAGAGCAAGATGAAGAAGTACATCCGCAAGGCGCCGGTGTACGACATCTCCCAGGAGAGCGCGGGCGCCGCGTACTTCCGCTCCGGCGACAGGCGCATCCCCTACAACCTCTACGCCGATCCCAGGAGTCTGCTGAAGCGGGCGCCCAAGGCCGCGAAGCCGCGCGACATCGGATTCCGCTTCGGGGACGCCCCCGAGGGCGGCAAGCCCATCCGGTCGTTCACCGCCCGGTGGCCCGCCGCCACCATGGGGTTCACGTGGTCGGCCAAGCAGAAGCGGTGGCTCGCCAGCTGGGGCGGCAGCCCCGACCGCGCCGCCGAGGGCGGGATCCTCGGGGGCCGGACCGTCGTCGTCCAGTACGCCAAGACGACCCGCTCGAAGTTCCACGACTTCCTCGGCAGCTACACCCCGCTGATCCACACCACCGGCACCGGGCGCGCGGTCGTCCTGCGCGACGGCAAGGCCTACAGCGCCAAGTGGTCGCGCCCCTCCGAGAGCGGCGGCACCGCCTACACCACCGCCGACGGCAAGCCGATGAACTTCGCCCGCGGCCAGGTCTGGGTCGTGCTCGTCAACGACGGAAAGCCCTACACCCCCTAG
- a CDS encoding DUF6928 family protein produces MAWSVALACASAGEPAEVFRPGLVPDPDAAAKIARRLYPAATLTETGDTVLDFALWPYDDELFVGAFERALLLCDRRLFCLDDDARRIADTAAAALPGSRCGVLVLHNVIRSCWFRWYEAGVLLRDVYVTAEDGVVVDQGERLAAERPFWRAVDAGAPDVPLPFDPEEFGLALAEEYMFGRGIADRGKDGFLPLELPVRRFRHA; encoded by the coding sequence ATGGCTTGGTCGGTCGCGCTGGCATGCGCGAGCGCGGGTGAACCCGCCGAGGTGTTCCGGCCGGGCCTGGTGCCCGATCCGGACGCCGCCGCGAAGATCGCGCGCCGCCTCTATCCGGCGGCCACCCTCACCGAGACCGGCGACACGGTCCTGGACTTCGCGCTCTGGCCCTACGACGACGAGCTGTTCGTCGGCGCCTTCGAGCGGGCGCTGCTGCTGTGCGATCGGCGGCTGTTCTGCCTTGACGACGACGCCCGCCGCATCGCCGACACCGCCGCGGCGGCGCTCCCAGGCTCCCGCTGCGGCGTCCTCGTCCTGCACAACGTGATCCGCAGCTGCTGGTTCCGCTGGTACGAGGCGGGCGTGCTGCTCCGCGACGTGTACGTCACCGCCGAGGACGGCGTGGTCGTCGACCAGGGCGAGCGGCTGGCCGCCGAGCGGCCCTTCTGGCGCGCCGTAGACGCGGGCGCCCCGGACGTGCCGCTCCCGTTCGACCCGGAGGAGTTCGGCCTCGCCCTCGCCGAGGAGTACATGTTCGGCCGCGGCATCGCCGACCGGGGCAAGGACGGCTTCCTCCCCCTGGAACTCCCGGTCCGCCGTTTCCGGCATGCCTGA